Proteins encoded within one genomic window of Amorphoplanes friuliensis DSM 7358:
- a CDS encoding potassium channel family protein, whose protein sequence is MIRLPLVRQGPLRALAIRLVAAIVLVLLTVAVIYADRDGYRDVNEDGLTLLDSFYYAVVSLSTTGYGDITPVTPDARFVNIVFITPARVLFLIILVGTTLEVLTEQYRKNIRVTRWRRKLKDHIIVCGYGTKGRAAVSALLETGYDKSRIVIVESRDEALRQAAANGLVAIEGNATRSAVLLEADVKNAKSVIIATDSDEASVLITLTVRQLTAGQVRIIAAVREQENAALLKQSGAHHVIVSSSTAGRLLGLTTTTPPLIDVVEDLLTPGQGMALAMRSAERAEVGRNPRELQTLVVALIRRGKVLPLGGEQIVTIETGDMLIYIRDEEKSGVGVAV, encoded by the coding sequence GTGATCCGATTACCGCTGGTCCGACAGGGACCACTGCGGGCGCTCGCCATCCGGCTGGTGGCCGCGATCGTCCTTGTCCTGCTCACCGTGGCCGTGATCTACGCGGACCGGGACGGCTACCGGGATGTCAACGAGGACGGCCTGACGCTGCTCGACAGCTTCTACTACGCCGTCGTCTCGCTCTCCACGACCGGCTACGGCGACATCACACCCGTGACACCCGACGCCCGGTTCGTGAACATCGTGTTCATCACCCCGGCGCGGGTGCTCTTCCTGATCATCCTGGTCGGTACGACCCTCGAGGTGCTCACGGAGCAGTACCGGAAGAACATCCGGGTCACCCGGTGGAGGCGAAAGTTGAAGGACCACATCATCGTCTGCGGTTACGGCACCAAGGGCCGGGCCGCGGTCAGCGCGCTCCTCGAGACCGGGTACGACAAGTCCCGCATCGTCATCGTGGAGAGCCGCGACGAGGCCCTGCGCCAGGCCGCCGCCAACGGGCTGGTGGCCATCGAGGGCAACGCGACCCGGTCGGCGGTCCTCCTCGAAGCCGATGTGAAGAACGCCAAGTCGGTCATCATCGCCACCGACAGCGACGAGGCGTCGGTGCTGATCACGCTGACCGTGCGGCAGCTGACCGCGGGCCAGGTCCGGATCATCGCGGCGGTCCGGGAGCAGGAGAACGCCGCCCTGCTCAAGCAAAGCGGCGCCCACCACGTGATCGTGTCGTCCTCGACGGCCGGCCGGCTGCTGGGTCTGACCACCACGACCCCGCCGCTGATCGACGTGGTCGAGGACCTGCTCACCCCCGGTCAGGGAATGGCGCTGGCCATGCGGTCCGCCGAGCGGGCCGAGGTCGGACGCAACCCCCGTGAGCTGCAGACCCTCGTCGTCGCGCTGATTCGCCGGGGCAAGGTGCTGCCCCTGGGTGGTGAGCAGATCGTGACCATCGAGACCGGCGACATGCTCATCTACATCCGTGACGAGGAGAAGAGCGGCGTCGGAGTCGCGGTCTAG
- a CDS encoding 2-oxoacid:ferredoxin oxidoreductase subunit beta has protein sequence MVSSTIPLTPVKLTAKDFKSDQEVRWCPGCGDYAILAAVQQFMPELGIARENTVFVSGIGCSSRFPYYMNTYGMHSIHGRAPAIATGLSASRPDLSVWVVTGDGDALSIGGNHLIHALRRNVNMKILLFNNRIYGLTKGQYSPTSELGKITKSTPAGSADSPFNPLSLALGAEATFVGRTIDSDRKHLQSVLRAAAEHEGSAFVEIYQNCNIFNDGAFEVLKDPGTRDDHLIRLEQGQPITFGAEAQYSVVHPSGGFGLSVRDSAELGGETPVIHDATVDDPAYAFALSRLSGSDLGTTPIGVFRNVQRPSYDELIQKQLEDAKAQVTGTPDQMLGELLNAGDTWTIL, from the coding sequence ATGGTTAGTTCGACGATCCCGCTGACGCCGGTGAAGCTGACGGCCAAGGACTTCAAGTCGGACCAGGAGGTCCGCTGGTGCCCCGGCTGCGGTGACTACGCGATCCTGGCCGCGGTGCAGCAGTTCATGCCGGAGCTGGGCATCGCCCGGGAGAACACGGTCTTCGTGTCGGGCATCGGCTGCTCGTCGCGCTTCCCGTACTACATGAACACGTACGGGATGCACTCGATCCACGGCCGTGCGCCGGCGATCGCGACCGGACTGTCCGCCTCACGCCCCGACCTGTCGGTCTGGGTGGTCACCGGTGACGGCGACGCGCTGTCGATCGGCGGCAACCACCTGATCCACGCGCTGCGCCGCAACGTCAACATGAAGATCCTGCTGTTCAACAACCGGATCTACGGCCTGACCAAGGGGCAGTACAGCCCGACGTCCGAGCTCGGCAAGATCACCAAGTCGACGCCGGCGGGCTCGGCCGACTCGCCGTTCAACCCGCTGTCGCTGGCGCTCGGCGCCGAGGCGACGTTCGTGGGCCGCACGATCGACTCCGACCGCAAGCACCTCCAGTCGGTGCTGCGTGCGGCGGCGGAGCACGAGGGCTCGGCGTTCGTGGAGATCTACCAGAACTGCAACATCTTCAACGACGGCGCGTTCGAGGTCCTCAAGGACCCGGGCACCCGCGACGACCACCTGATCCGCCTGGAGCAGGGCCAGCCGATCACCTTCGGTGCCGAGGCGCAGTATTCGGTCGTGCACCCGTCCGGCGGCTTCGGCCTGTCGGTGCGGGACAGTGCCGAACTCGGCGGCGAGACCCCGGTGATCCACGACGCCACCGTCGACGACCCCGCGTACGCGTTTGCGCTGAGCCGGCTGTCGGGCTCCGACCTGGGCACGACGCCGATCGGGGTCTTCCGCAACGTGCAGCGGCCGTCCTACGACGAGCTGATCCAGAAGCAGCTCGAGGACGCCAAGGCGCAGGTCACCGGCACGCCGGACCAGATGCTCGGCGAGCTGCTCAACGCCGGCGACACCTGGACGATCCTCTAG
- a CDS encoding adenylate/guanylate cyclase domain-containing protein, translating to MSGRTELPSGLVTFMFTDIEGSTRLARMLSEGYGSVLNAHRDLVRAALRNHAGVELFTEGDSFFVAFSDAADAVAACVEAQRALAAHSWPSPDAAPRVRMGLHTGWATPGNNEYTSAEVHRAARVASAAHGGQILCSEATALAVTTWSTDLVFAGAQGGRAGGRAVGATDVDFLDLGPFRLRGFDDAERLFQLVAPGLGRDFPRPRTPCAPAHNLPAPVTGFIGRQAELAELRDLVGKHRLVTVAGAGGGGKTRLALAAAEELLTAYPDGVWVVDLAAELPEAALAAAMGVRAEPARPLLDSIVERCGSGRTLIVLETCEARQPAARELVRRLLAGCRRLDVLATSRVPLGVPGELVWRIPSLAPADAFALLVARAEAARGGRPSGSDEAADLARIASKLDGVPLAIELAADRLRLLSPAQLAGRLDDPIAALDAGRLDSHRHGSLTGNLDWSYHGLSDPAAELLRRLAVFAGPVDLSTVEWSDVDAFGALSELADRSLVEVVAGSRYRMSGQVRAYAARRLTAAGEEPAARDRHVDWALHTLAGVAVDTDGQPRTVSLTELAPYVGEWQAALRWSATGGSVRAGLRLAGALDPWWREHGGTRDGRDLLFRLYGRAEDADIAPAELASAYLVHAGLADDRDERTRFLDRAESVAQDIGHPALLVRAQAGRRVSLVEAGRLPEAEQVCRDAITLAEQSGVPGAALPSVVTLAELLWRRDALDEAAELLGSARQLEAGRPEDRGTRTVDWLLGMVALRRRDLVAAHDHLVVALRSRLRHGFRGASADAVAAIAVRCAIGGDPVTAAVLFGGVESARGARRAGQFGGFWFAQQASLRRALGDAAFDAAYASGTEIGFGRAVATALAVEHPDLEHGSVRFAQTTG from the coding sequence GTGTCGGGACGGACCGAGCTGCCGAGTGGGCTTGTGACCTTCATGTTTACGGACATCGAGGGGTCTACGAGGCTCGCCCGGATGCTCAGCGAGGGTTATGGAAGCGTTCTCAACGCCCATCGAGACCTGGTGCGCGCTGCTCTGCGTAATCACGCCGGCGTCGAGCTTTTCACGGAGGGTGACTCCTTCTTTGTAGCCTTCAGCGATGCTGCGGATGCCGTTGCGGCCTGTGTGGAAGCGCAGCGGGCGTTGGCCGCGCATTCGTGGCCGAGCCCTGACGCGGCGCCTCGCGTTCGGATGGGGTTGCACACGGGCTGGGCGACACCGGGCAACAACGAGTACACCAGCGCGGAGGTCCATCGTGCTGCGCGGGTTGCGTCCGCCGCCCACGGTGGTCAGATCCTGTGTTCGGAAGCGACAGCCCTGGCCGTCACCACCTGGTCCACCGACCTCGTGTTTGCCGGAGCACAAGGCGGAAGAGCAGGCGGAAGAGCAGTAGGAGCGACAGACGTCGACTTCCTCGACCTCGGCCCTTTCCGCCTCCGCGGGTTCGATGACGCGGAACGCCTCTTCCAGCTGGTCGCACCCGGCCTGGGCCGCGATTTCCCCCGTCCGCGGACCCCTTGCGCACCGGCGCACAATCTCCCGGCGCCGGTCACCGGGTTCATCGGGCGGCAGGCCGAGCTGGCCGAGCTGCGGGACCTGGTCGGTAAGCACCGGCTGGTCACTGTGGCCGGTGCGGGTGGTGGCGGCAAGACGCGGCTGGCGCTGGCCGCCGCGGAGGAGCTGCTCACCGCGTACCCGGACGGGGTCTGGGTGGTGGATCTTGCCGCGGAGCTGCCGGAGGCGGCGCTGGCGGCTGCGATGGGGGTTCGGGCCGAGCCGGCGCGGCCGTTGCTGGACTCGATCGTGGAGCGTTGTGGTTCCGGTCGCACGCTGATCGTTCTGGAGACCTGTGAGGCGCGGCAGCCGGCCGCGCGGGAGCTGGTGAGGCGGCTGCTGGCCGGTTGCCGGCGGCTGGATGTGCTGGCGACGTCGCGGGTGCCGCTCGGTGTGCCCGGTGAGCTGGTCTGGCGGATTCCGTCGCTGGCGCCCGCCGATGCTTTTGCCCTGCTCGTTGCGCGGGCCGAGGCCGCACGGGGTGGCCGGCCGAGCGGGAGTGACGAGGCCGCCGACCTGGCGCGGATCGCGTCGAAGCTGGACGGTGTTCCGCTGGCGATAGAGCTGGCCGCCGACCGGCTGCGGCTGTTGTCCCCGGCGCAGCTCGCCGGCCGGCTCGACGATCCGATCGCCGCGCTGGACGCCGGGCGTCTCGACTCGCATCGGCACGGGAGCCTGACCGGCAATTTGGACTGGTCCTATCACGGGCTCAGTGATCCGGCCGCCGAGCTGCTGCGGCGGCTGGCCGTTTTTGCCGGGCCGGTTGATCTCAGCACGGTCGAGTGGTCGGACGTGGATGCCTTCGGCGCGCTCTCCGAGCTCGCCGACCGGTCGCTGGTCGAGGTCGTCGCCGGGTCGCGCTACCGGATGTCCGGGCAGGTACGCGCCTACGCCGCCCGCCGTCTCACCGCGGCCGGCGAGGAACCGGCTGCCCGGGATCGCCACGTCGACTGGGCGCTGCACACGCTGGCGGGTGTCGCCGTGGACACCGACGGGCAGCCGCGCACGGTGTCCCTCACCGAGCTCGCCCCGTACGTGGGGGAGTGGCAGGCCGCGCTGCGCTGGTCCGCGACGGGCGGCAGTGTCCGGGCCGGGTTGCGGCTCGCCGGTGCCCTCGACCCGTGGTGGCGTGAGCACGGCGGCACGCGGGACGGTCGTGACCTGCTCTTCCGGCTCTACGGCCGGGCCGAGGACGCCGACATCGCACCGGCCGAGCTGGCCTCTGCCTACCTGGTCCACGCCGGGCTCGCCGACGACCGCGACGAGCGGACCCGGTTCCTCGACCGCGCCGAGTCGGTCGCGCAGGACATCGGTCACCCTGCCCTTCTGGTACGCGCACAGGCCGGCCGCCGCGTCTCGCTCGTCGAGGCGGGACGGCTGCCCGAGGCCGAGCAGGTGTGCCGTGACGCCATCACGCTGGCCGAGCAGTCCGGGGTTCCGGGCGCCGCCCTGCCGTCGGTGGTGACACTGGCCGAACTGTTGTGGCGGCGGGACGCGCTCGACGAGGCGGCCGAGTTGCTGGGCAGTGCCCGTCAGCTGGAGGCGGGACGCCCGGAGGACCGCGGCACCCGTACCGTCGACTGGCTTCTCGGGATGGTGGCCCTGCGCCGCCGGGACCTGGTCGCGGCGCACGACCACCTGGTTGTGGCTCTGCGCTCGCGGTTGCGGCACGGTTTCCGGGGTGCGTCCGCGGACGCCGTGGCGGCTATCGCCGTGCGGTGCGCGATCGGCGGTGATCCGGTGACCGCCGCTGTCCTCTTCGGAGGTGTGGAGTCGGCGCGCGGTGCACGGCGGGCGGGACAGTTCGGGGGGTTCTGGTTCGCCCAGCAGGCCTCGCTGCGGCGGGCACTCGGTGATGCGGCCTTCGACGCGGCCTACGCCAGCGGCACGGAGATCGGTTTCGGCCGGGCGGTCGCGACGGCCCTGGCCGTCGAGCACCCCGACCTGGAGCACGGCTCGGTCCGCTTCGCCCAAACGACGGGCTGA
- a CDS encoding murein transglycosylase, whose translation MAGKAGAGAAAEEAGKAAAAGPVTVGSGVGTKGSGKAENAAESAGVTSGDKSDLSASGSTRPALDEAASSKPGPQTGGSPAGGSSTGDATSEGNKTGDKTDAGKTGDSKATEATAGAGKASDRAEPVGAVKPGDSKATEATADAGKTSDGAEVAGAGKPGDSKATEAAAGAGKAVDGGKAGKTVVAPSAAAVAAASRGRATRVLRAANPVRVVKSTARGTSAWAKRPSGRLILPAVIAVVLLGAAGTAGAYLVPQALQSVPSPSVTPGFGEDAGGSGGPVVPPSAGGVPGLPLSPSAPVAGGTLPATQPTIPGAPAVTGRPADALNGWAQQAGMRAGIPVVAVQAYGYAELVVARTAPSCHLTWTTIAAIAKVESSHGSANGAVLSVDGSVAPPIFGLPLDGKGGRQLIQDTDQGTLDGDAQFDRAMGPLQFIPQTWTSVSTGNSVDADNNGVSDPNDIDDASLAAAKYLCAGGRDLSKPDAWWDAILSYNAVRPYAQKVFDAANEYGQRSRV comes from the coding sequence TTGGCCGGTAAGGCCGGCGCTGGTGCAGCGGCTGAAGAGGCCGGTAAGGCGGCCGCTGCAGGACCTGTCACCGTCGGCAGCGGTGTCGGCACGAAAGGCTCCGGCAAGGCGGAAAATGCTGCAGAGTCTGCGGGTGTCACCAGCGGAGACAAGTCCGACTTGTCCGCGAGCGGCTCGACCAGGCCCGCCCTTGATGAGGCCGCCAGCAGCAAGCCCGGCCCTCAGACCGGCGGCTCGCCTGCAGGCGGCTCCTCGACGGGTGACGCGACGTCCGAAGGCAACAAGACCGGCGATAAGACGGACGCCGGTAAAACCGGTGACAGCAAGGCCACCGAAGCGACCGCAGGCGCAGGTAAGGCAAGTGATCGTGCGGAGCCCGTAGGCGCGGTTAAACCCGGCGACAGCAAGGCCACCGAAGCGACTGCAGACGCGGGTAAGACAAGTGATGGCGCGGAAGTCGCAGGCGCGGGTAAACCCGGCGACAGCAAGGCCACCGAAGCGGCCGCGGGTGCGGGCAAAGCCGTTGATGGGGGTAAGGCCGGGAAGACGGTTGTTGCGCCGTCTGCGGCGGCGGTGGCTGCGGCTTCGCGGGGGCGGGCCACGCGGGTTCTCCGGGCCGCCAACCCCGTGCGGGTCGTGAAAAGCACAGCACGCGGCACCTCGGCCTGGGCCAAGCGGCCGAGTGGGCGGCTGATTCTGCCCGCTGTCATCGCTGTGGTGCTTCTCGGGGCTGCGGGGACGGCCGGCGCTTATCTCGTACCTCAGGCTTTGCAGTCTGTGCCGTCGCCGAGCGTGACGCCCGGGTTCGGGGAGGATGCGGGTGGGTCCGGGGGGCCTGTTGTTCCGCCGAGTGCGGGTGGGGTGCCGGGGTTGCCGTTGTCGCCTTCGGCGCCGGTGGCCGGGGGGACGTTGCCGGCTACGCAGCCGACGATTCCGGGGGCGCCTGCAGTCACCGGGCGGCCGGCGGATGCGCTGAACGGGTGGGCGCAGCAGGCCGGGATGCGGGCCGGGATTCCGGTGGTGGCGGTGCAGGCTTACGGGTACGCCGAGCTGGTCGTCGCGCGCACCGCCCCCAGTTGTCATCTGACGTGGACGACCATTGCCGCGATCGCCAAGGTGGAGTCGTCGCACGGGAGTGCAAACGGGGCTGTGCTCAGCGTGGACGGTTCCGTCGCGCCGCCGATCTTCGGGTTGCCGTTGGACGGGAAGGGTGGGCGGCAGCTGATCCAGGACACGGATCAGGGGACGCTGGACGGGGATGCGCAGTTCGATCGGGCGATGGGTCCGTTGCAGTTCATCCCGCAGACGTGGACTTCGGTCTCCACGGGGAACAGTGTTGATGCCGACAATAATGGTGTGTCGGATCCGAACGACATCGACGACGCATCGCTCGCCGCGGCGAAGTATCTGTGTGCCGGTGGGCGGGACCTGTCCAAGCCGGACGCCTGGTGGGACGCCATTTTGTCGTACAACGCGGTGCGGCCGTACGCGCAGAAGGTGTTCGATGCGGCGAACGAGTACGGGCAGCGGAGCCGGGTCTGA
- a CDS encoding phospholipase: MNRFVRRFVVVLISAAALLAPSAAAASAASAAAASASAESKASVLSRWTQPTSASTASWNDARVNRDEWVSYGFDWTTDYCSSSPDNPLGFDFTNSCWHHDFGYRNYKAIGAFDANKARVDDTFYADLKRKCATYNTVVRPACVSLAWTYYQAVRIFGSLEAVNPSDIDRARTLIDDK; the protein is encoded by the coding sequence ATGAACCGGTTCGTCCGCCGTTTTGTCGTCGTCCTGATCTCAGCCGCCGCCCTCCTCGCGCCCTCAGCCGCTGCCGCTTCGGCTGCTTCCGCTGCGGCCGCTTCCGCTTCGGCGGAGAGCAAGGCGTCCGTCCTCTCCCGCTGGACCCAGCCGACCTCGGCCAGCACCGCATCCTGGAACGACGCCCGCGTCAACCGCGACGAGTGGGTCAGCTACGGCTTCGACTGGACCACCGACTACTGCTCGTCCAGCCCGGACAACCCGCTGGGCTTCGACTTCACCAACTCGTGCTGGCACCACGACTTCGGCTACCGCAACTACAAGGCCATCGGCGCGTTCGACGCCAACAAGGCCCGCGTGGACGACACCTTCTACGCCGACCTCAAACGCAAGTGCGCGACGTACAACACGGTCGTCCGGCCGGCGTGTGTGAGCCTCGCGTGGACGTACTACCAGGCGGTGCGGATCTTCGGCTCGCTGGAGGCGGTCAACCCGTCCGACATCGACCGGGCCCGGACCCTGATCGACGACAAGTAA
- the hemB gene encoding porphobilinogen synthase encodes MSFPDVRPRRLRRTAAMRRLVEETRVAPAELVLPLFLKEGLTEPRAISSLPGVMQHSRESLRKAAHEAVRAGVGGLMLFGVPDNANKDETGSGGINPDGILNVGLRDLISEVGDSTVVMGDLCLDEFTSHGHCGVLAPDGTVDNDATLELYGRMGVAQAEAGAHVVGPSGMMDGQIGVIRKALDQAGHQDVSVLAYSAKYAGAFYGPFREAVESTLQGDRRTYQQSPGNVREALREVELDVAEGADMVMVKPALPYLDVIAAVRERVDIPVAAYQVSGEYAMVEAAAANGWVDRQGVMLETLTSIKRAGAQIILTYWATEAAQLLRERY; translated from the coding sequence ATGTCTTTTCCCGACGTCCGTCCGCGGCGCCTGCGCCGCACCGCCGCCATGCGCCGGCTGGTCGAGGAGACCCGGGTGGCGCCGGCCGAGCTGGTGCTGCCGCTGTTCCTCAAGGAAGGCCTGACCGAGCCGCGGGCGATCAGCTCGCTGCCGGGTGTCATGCAGCACTCCCGCGAGTCGCTGCGCAAGGCCGCCCACGAGGCGGTCCGGGCCGGCGTCGGCGGTCTCATGCTCTTCGGCGTGCCGGACAACGCCAACAAGGACGAGACCGGCTCCGGCGGCATCAACCCCGACGGCATCCTGAACGTCGGACTCCGCGACCTCATCTCCGAGGTCGGCGACTCGACCGTCGTCATGGGTGACCTGTGCCTGGACGAGTTCACCTCGCACGGCCACTGCGGTGTCCTCGCCCCCGACGGCACGGTCGACAACGACGCCACCCTGGAGCTCTACGGCCGGATGGGTGTCGCACAGGCCGAAGCCGGCGCCCACGTCGTCGGCCCGTCCGGGATGATGGACGGCCAGATCGGCGTGATCCGCAAAGCCCTCGACCAGGCCGGCCACCAGGACGTCTCCGTGCTGGCCTACTCCGCGAAATATGCGGGCGCTTTCTACGGGCCGTTCCGTGAGGCCGTGGAATCGACCCTGCAGGGCGACCGCCGCACCTACCAGCAGAGCCCCGGGAACGTCCGCGAGGCGCTGCGTGAGGTCGAGCTGGACGTCGCCGAGGGCGCCGACATGGTCATGGTCAAGCCCGCCCTGCCGTACCTCGACGTGATCGCCGCTGTCCGTGAGCGCGTCGACATCCCGGTCGCGGCCTACCAGGTGTCCGGCGAATACGCGATGGTCGAGGCCGCTGCCGCCAACGGCTGGGTGGACCGCCAGGGCGTGATGCTGGAAACCCTGACCTCCATCAAGCGGGCCGGCGCGCAGATCATCCTCACCTACTGGGCGACCGAGGCCGCCCAGCTGCTCCGCGAACGTTACTGA
- a CDS encoding 2-oxoacid:acceptor oxidoreductase subunit alpha codes for MQLTGDRFTSETAQLGNDISTLPNFPAEIRAPAGTLPGVSSFQVHFADYDILTPGDSPNVLVAMNPAALKANLADLPAGADIIVNTDEFTKRNLAKVGWTASPLEDGSLGEYALHPVALTSMTIGALAELGVAKKDAERAKNMFALGLLSWMYSRPFESTIRFLERKFAKRPDLVAANKAAFQAGWNFGETTEDFSVRYEVKPAKMLPGTYRNITGNAALALGLVAAGVRAKLPVFLGAYPITPASDILHELSKHKRFGITTMQAEDEIAAIGAALGASYGGALGVTTTSGPGVALKGETISLAIALELPLVIVDVQRAGPSTGLPTKTEQADLNMALYGRHGEAPLAVIAPRSPSDCFHAAIEAARIALKYRTPVILLSDNYVANGSEPWLLPEVNDLPDISVEYTTEPNGEDGRFLPYLRDPETLARPWAIPGTPGLEHRIGGLEKADKTGDISYDPANHEFMVRIRAERIESIPVPDVEIEDPDENARVLVLGWGSTYGPIGAACRALRQRGLPIAQAHLRHLSPLPANLGEVLEAYDKVVIPEMNLGQLAHVIRAKYLVDAVPFNQISGLPFTAATLENMLEDVVKNG; via the coding sequence ATGCAGCTCACCGGTGACCGGTTCACGTCGGAGACCGCTCAGCTGGGCAACGACATCTCGACGTTGCCGAACTTCCCGGCGGAGATCCGGGCACCTGCGGGCACCCTGCCGGGTGTCTCGAGTTTCCAGGTGCACTTCGCCGATTACGACATCCTCACCCCCGGCGACTCGCCGAACGTGCTGGTGGCGATGAACCCGGCGGCGCTGAAGGCCAACCTGGCCGATCTGCCGGCCGGCGCGGACATCATCGTCAACACCGACGAGTTCACCAAGCGCAACCTGGCCAAGGTCGGCTGGACCGCCAGCCCGCTCGAGGACGGCTCCCTCGGGGAGTACGCCCTGCACCCGGTCGCGCTGACGTCGATGACCATCGGCGCCCTGGCCGAGCTGGGCGTGGCCAAGAAGGACGCCGAGCGCGCCAAGAACATGTTCGCCCTCGGCCTGCTGAGCTGGATGTACTCGCGGCCGTTCGAGTCGACGATCCGGTTCCTGGAGCGCAAGTTCGCCAAGCGCCCCGACCTGGTCGCGGCCAACAAGGCGGCCTTCCAGGCGGGCTGGAACTTCGGCGAGACGACCGAGGACTTCTCGGTGCGCTACGAGGTGAAGCCGGCCAAGATGCTGCCCGGCACCTACCGCAACATCACCGGCAACGCCGCCCTGGCCCTGGGCCTGGTGGCGGCGGGTGTGCGCGCGAAGCTGCCGGTCTTCCTCGGCGCCTACCCGATCACTCCGGCGTCCGACATCCTGCACGAGCTGTCGAAGCACAAGCGGTTCGGCATCACGACGATGCAGGCCGAGGACGAGATCGCCGCGATCGGTGCGGCCCTCGGCGCCTCGTACGGCGGTGCGCTCGGTGTCACCACGACCTCCGGCCCCGGTGTGGCGCTGAAGGGCGAGACGATCTCGCTCGCGATCGCCCTCGAGCTGCCGCTGGTCATCGTCGACGTGCAGCGCGCCGGGCCGTCGACCGGTCTGCCGACCAAGACCGAGCAGGCCGACCTCAACATGGCCCTCTACGGCCGGCACGGCGAGGCGCCGCTCGCGGTGATCGCCCCGCGGTCGCCGTCGGACTGCTTCCACGCCGCGATCGAGGCCGCCCGGATCGCCCTGAAGTACCGCACGCCGGTGATCCTGCTCTCGGACAACTACGTGGCGAACGGTTCCGAGCCGTGGCTCCTTCCCGAGGTCAACGACCTGCCGGACATCTCGGTGGAGTACACGACCGAACCCAACGGCGAGGACGGGCGCTTCCTCCCGTACCTGCGGGATCCGGAGACCTTGGCCCGGCCGTGGGCGATCCCCGGCACGCCGGGCCTGGAGCACCGCATCGGTGGTCTGGAGAAGGCCGACAAGACCGGTGACATCTCCTACGACCCGGCGAACCACGAGTTCATGGTCCGCATCCGCGCGGAGCGCATCGAGTCCATCCCGGTGCCGGACGTGGAGATCGAGGACCCGGACGAGAACGCCCGCGTACTCGTGCTGGGCTGGGGCTCCACCTACGGCCCGATCGGCGCCGCCTGCCGGGCGCTGCGCCAGCGTGGCCTGCCGATCGCGCAGGCCCACCTGCGTCACCTCTCGCCGCTGCCGGCCAACCTCGGTGAGGTGCTCGAGGCCTACGACAAGGTGGTGATCCCGGAGATGAACCTGGGCCAGCTGGCCCACGTCATCCGGGCGAAGTACCTGGTCGACGCGGTTCCCTTCAACCAGATCAGCGGTCTGCCGTTCACGGCCGCGACGCTGGAGAACATGCTCGAGGACGTGGTCAAGAATGGTTAG
- a CDS encoding FmdB family zinc ribbon protein: MPRYDYRCRACGDTFEMNRPMAESAAPAACPQGHADTVKLLSTVAVTGRGGAMPPAPARAAGGGGCCGGACGC, encoded by the coding sequence ATGCCGCGTTATGACTATCGGTGCCGCGCCTGCGGTGACACCTTCGAGATGAACCGGCCGATGGCCGAGTCCGCCGCCCCGGCCGCCTGCCCTCAGGGCCACGCCGACACGGTCAAGCTCCTCTCCACAGTCGCCGTAACCGGCCGCGGCGGAGCCATGCCCCCCGCCCCAGCCAGAGCCGCCGGCGGCGGAGGCTGTTGCGGCGGCGCCTGCGGCTGCTGA
- a CDS encoding GNAT family N-acetyltransferase — protein MRVREWDPRTASAGEIRSLVETLNAVLAADLPDDPPWQDVQVVDYLAETMPGERRISWVAEDDRLAEGESAIFGHVSILLLGDIGVLEVLVHPDLRRRGLGRELVAVAARRAYLEGFSSIGVEAIGDTPAIAFYQSLGFEQEYVETRSVLTLSSVDWSALGAMAGGISSGYRVEYHPGGPPAELLEAYAQAKLEGQDGDDSELDLRPSSSDPQRLRDSLDTLHRRGLKPYIVLATHEASGAVAGLTEVVVPAQHPERADQYDTIVVREHRGYGIDRAIKARMLFELRNAEPGLREVQTWNAQHNESMLKVNAELGFQSDRDWFEYGADVAQLVQRLEPHQ, from the coding sequence GTGAGGGTGCGTGAGTGGGATCCCCGGACCGCGTCGGCGGGGGAGATCCGATCGCTCGTGGAGACGTTGAACGCGGTGCTGGCCGCCGACCTCCCCGACGATCCACCGTGGCAGGACGTCCAGGTGGTCGACTATCTGGCCGAGACCATGCCGGGTGAGCGCCGCATCAGCTGGGTGGCCGAGGACGACCGCCTCGCCGAGGGTGAGAGCGCCATCTTCGGGCATGTCAGCATCCTGCTGCTCGGTGACATCGGTGTGCTCGAGGTGCTCGTCCACCCCGACCTGCGGCGTCGTGGCCTGGGCCGGGAGCTGGTGGCGGTCGCCGCCCGCCGGGCGTACCTCGAGGGTTTCTCGTCGATCGGGGTCGAGGCGATCGGTGACACCCCGGCCATCGCGTTCTACCAGTCGCTGGGCTTCGAGCAGGAGTACGTCGAGACACGCAGCGTGCTGACCCTGTCCAGCGTGGACTGGAGCGCTCTCGGGGCCATGGCCGGTGGCATCAGCTCCGGCTACCGCGTCGAATACCACCCGGGTGGCCCGCCCGCGGAGCTGCTGGAGGCGTACGCGCAGGCCAAGCTCGAAGGGCAGGACGGTGACGACAGCGAGCTCGATCTGCGGCCCAGCTCGTCCGACCCGCAACGTCTCCGGGACAGCCTCGACACGCTGCACCGGCGTGGCCTGAAGCCGTACATCGTGCTGGCCACGCACGAGGCGTCCGGGGCGGTGGCCGGGCTGACCGAGGTGGTGGTGCCCGCGCAGCACCCGGAGCGCGCCGACCAGTACGACACGATCGTCGTGCGGGAGCACCGTGGTTACGGCATCGACCGGGCGATCAAGGCGCGGATGCTCTTCGAGCTGCGGAACGCCGAGCCGGGGCTGCGCGAGGTGCAGACCTGGAACGCCCAGCACAACGAGTCCATGCTGAAGGTCAACGCCGAGCTGGGCTTCCAGTCAGACCGCGACTGGTTCGAGTACGGTGCGGACGTCGCCCAGCTCGTGCAGCGGCTGGAGCCGCATCAGTAA